The Xiphophorus couchianus chromosome 14, X_couchianus-1.0, whole genome shotgun sequence genome includes a region encoding these proteins:
- the peli3 gene encoding E3 ubiquitin-protein ligase pellino homolog 1 isoform X2 — translation MADSSEPQLWPVGMVLKGSSEALCPPPSLELRPSCNKSQPSPPLGSSSQPHDGVISEDKEPIKYGELIILGHNGSLANGDKGRRRSRLALYKRPKANGVKPDVIHNVSTPLVSKALSNKSQHSISYTLSRSHSVIVEYTHDINTDMFQIGRSTESMIDFVVTDTAGSSSGHGGGAAGEGGGGGQSAQSTISRYACRIMCERSAPYTARIYAAGFDSSKNIFLGERAAKWRTSDGLMDGLTTNGVLVMHPAGEFVSEPAPGVWREISVCGNVFALRETRSAQQRGKLVENESNTLQDGSLIDLCGATLLWRTPAGLRHIPTLKQLESLRQELNAARPQCPVGFNTLAFPSLAQREIVDKKQPWVYVNCGHVHGYHNWGYRKEKGPTSPGGTAPAGTGERECPMCRRVGPYVPLWLGCEGGLYLDAGPPTHAFCPCGHVCSEKTVVGWSQIPLPHGTHAFHAACPFCGTWLTGEQGHVKLIFQGPVD, via the exons ATGGCAGATTCAAG CGAGCCCCAGTTGTGGCCTGTGGGCATGGTTCTGAAGGGCAGCTCAGAGGCGCTGTGTCCCCCCCCATCTCTGGAGCTGCGCCCGTCCTGCAACAAGAGCCAGCCCTCCCCTCCTCTGGGCTCCAGCTCACAGCCACACGACGGAGTCATTTCTGAGGACAAGGAGCCCATCAAGTACGGCGAGCTCATCATCCTGGG CCACAATGGGTCACTGGCAAACGGTGACAAAGGTCGTAGAAGAAGTCGCCTTGCCCTTTATAAGAGACCTAAAGCCAACGGAGTCAAACCGGATGTTATCCACAATGTCTCAACACCACTGGTGTCAAAG GCTCTCAGCAACAAAAGCCAGCACAGCATCTCCTACACACTGTCACGGAGCCACTCTGTCATTGTGGAGTACACACATGACATCAACACAGATATGTTTCAA ATCGGCAGATCTACAGAGAGCATGATTGACTTTGTGGTCACGGACACGGCAGGCAGCAGCAGCGGTCATGGTGGAGGTGCAGCAGGGGAGGGTGGTGGCGGAGGTCAGTCGGCCCAAAGCACCATCTCTCGCTACGCCTGTCGCATCATGTGTGAACGCAGTGCTCCCTACACGGCCCGCATCTACGCTGCTGGCTTCGACTCCTCCAAAAACATCTTCCTAGGG GAACGGGCTGCCAAATGGAGGACCTCAGACGGCCTGATGGACGGCCTCACCACCAACGGGGTTCTGGTGATGCACCCGGCCGGAGAGTTTGTGTCTGAACCGGCTCCGGGTGTGTGGAGGGAAATCTCAGTGTGTGGCAACGTGTTCGCCCTGAGGGAGACCCGCTCAGCCCAGCAGAGGGGGAAACTG GTTGAAAACGAGTCAAACACTCTCCAGGACGGTTCTCTCATCGACCTGTGTGGGGCCACCCTGCTTTGGCGGACTCCTGCCGGACTGCGCCACATTCCCACCCTCAAGCAGCTGGAGTCCCTTCGGCAAGAGCTGAACGCCGCTCGGCCCCAGTGCCCCGTTGGCTTCAATACCCTGGCCTTCCCCAGCCTGGCCCAGCGCGAGATTGTCGACAAGAAGCAGCCCTGGGTCTATGTCAACTGTGGCCACGTACACGGATACCACAACTGGGGCTATCGCAAGGAGAAAGGGCCCACCAGCCCGGGGGGCACAGCACCAGCCGGCACTGGTGAGAGAGAGTGTCCAATGTGCAGGAGGGTGGGCCCCTATGTGCCTTTGTGGTTAGGCTGTGAGGGCGGATTGTACTTGGATGCCGGCCCCCCCACACATGCCTTCTGCCCCTGTGGCCATGTGTGCTCTGAAAAGACAGTAGTGGGATGGAGCCAGATCCCACTGCCCCACGGCACGCATGCCTTCCACGCTGCCTGTCCTTTCTGTGGTACTTGGCTAACAGGGGAGCAGGGCCACGTCAAACTCATCTTCCAGGGGCCCGTCGACTga
- the peli3 gene encoding E3 ubiquitin-protein ligase pellino homolog 1 isoform X3, with the protein MVLKGSSEALCPPPSLELRPSCNKSQPSPPLGSSSQPHDGVISEDKEPIKYGELIILGHNGSLANGDKGRRRSRLALYKRPKANGVKPDVIHNVSTPLVSKALSNKSQHSISYTLSRSHSVIVEYTHDINTDMFQIGRSTESMIDFVVTDTAGSSSGHGGGAAGEGGGGGQSAQSTISRYACRIMCERSAPYTARIYAAGFDSSKNIFLGERAAKWRTSDGLMDGLTTNGVLVMHPAGEFVSEPAPGVWREISVCGNVFALRETRSAQQRGKLVENESNTLQDGSLIDLCGATLLWRTPAGLRHIPTLKQLESLRQELNAARPQCPVGFNTLAFPSLAQREIVDKKQPWVYVNCGHVHGYHNWGYRKEKGPTSPGGTAPAGTGERECPMCRRVGPYVPLWLGCEGGLYLDAGPPTHAFCPCGHVCSEKTVVGWSQIPLPHGTHAFHAACPFCGTWLTGEQGHVKLIFQGPVD; encoded by the exons ATGGTTCTGAAGGGCAGCTCAGAGGCGCTGTGTCCCCCCCCATCTCTGGAGCTGCGCCCGTCCTGCAACAAGAGCCAGCCCTCCCCTCCTCTGGGCTCCAGCTCACAGCCACACGACGGAGTCATTTCTGAGGACAAGGAGCCCATCAAGTACGGCGAGCTCATCATCCTGGG CCACAATGGGTCACTGGCAAACGGTGACAAAGGTCGTAGAAGAAGTCGCCTTGCCCTTTATAAGAGACCTAAAGCCAACGGAGTCAAACCGGATGTTATCCACAATGTCTCAACACCACTGGTGTCAAAG GCTCTCAGCAACAAAAGCCAGCACAGCATCTCCTACACACTGTCACGGAGCCACTCTGTCATTGTGGAGTACACACATGACATCAACACAGATATGTTTCAA ATCGGCAGATCTACAGAGAGCATGATTGACTTTGTGGTCACGGACACGGCAGGCAGCAGCAGCGGTCATGGTGGAGGTGCAGCAGGGGAGGGTGGTGGCGGAGGTCAGTCGGCCCAAAGCACCATCTCTCGCTACGCCTGTCGCATCATGTGTGAACGCAGTGCTCCCTACACGGCCCGCATCTACGCTGCTGGCTTCGACTCCTCCAAAAACATCTTCCTAGGG GAACGGGCTGCCAAATGGAGGACCTCAGACGGCCTGATGGACGGCCTCACCACCAACGGGGTTCTGGTGATGCACCCGGCCGGAGAGTTTGTGTCTGAACCGGCTCCGGGTGTGTGGAGGGAAATCTCAGTGTGTGGCAACGTGTTCGCCCTGAGGGAGACCCGCTCAGCCCAGCAGAGGGGGAAACTG GTTGAAAACGAGTCAAACACTCTCCAGGACGGTTCTCTCATCGACCTGTGTGGGGCCACCCTGCTTTGGCGGACTCCTGCCGGACTGCGCCACATTCCCACCCTCAAGCAGCTGGAGTCCCTTCGGCAAGAGCTGAACGCCGCTCGGCCCCAGTGCCCCGTTGGCTTCAATACCCTGGCCTTCCCCAGCCTGGCCCAGCGCGAGATTGTCGACAAGAAGCAGCCCTGGGTCTATGTCAACTGTGGCCACGTACACGGATACCACAACTGGGGCTATCGCAAGGAGAAAGGGCCCACCAGCCCGGGGGGCACAGCACCAGCCGGCACTGGTGAGAGAGAGTGTCCAATGTGCAGGAGGGTGGGCCCCTATGTGCCTTTGTGGTTAGGCTGTGAGGGCGGATTGTACTTGGATGCCGGCCCCCCCACACATGCCTTCTGCCCCTGTGGCCATGTGTGCTCTGAAAAGACAGTAGTGGGATGGAGCCAGATCCCACTGCCCCACGGCACGCATGCCTTCCACGCTGCCTGTCCTTTCTGTGGTACTTGGCTAACAGGGGAGCAGGGCCACGTCAAACTCATCTTCCAGGGGCCCGTCGACTga
- the peli3 gene encoding E3 ubiquitin-protein ligase pellino homolog 1 isoform X1, which produces MADSSSEPQLWPVGMVLKGSSEALCPPPSLELRPSCNKSQPSPPLGSSSQPHDGVISEDKEPIKYGELIILGHNGSLANGDKGRRRSRLALYKRPKANGVKPDVIHNVSTPLVSKALSNKSQHSISYTLSRSHSVIVEYTHDINTDMFQIGRSTESMIDFVVTDTAGSSSGHGGGAAGEGGGGGQSAQSTISRYACRIMCERSAPYTARIYAAGFDSSKNIFLGERAAKWRTSDGLMDGLTTNGVLVMHPAGEFVSEPAPGVWREISVCGNVFALRETRSAQQRGKLVENESNTLQDGSLIDLCGATLLWRTPAGLRHIPTLKQLESLRQELNAARPQCPVGFNTLAFPSLAQREIVDKKQPWVYVNCGHVHGYHNWGYRKEKGPTSPGGTAPAGTGERECPMCRRVGPYVPLWLGCEGGLYLDAGPPTHAFCPCGHVCSEKTVVGWSQIPLPHGTHAFHAACPFCGTWLTGEQGHVKLIFQGPVD; this is translated from the exons ATGGCAGATTCAAG CAGCGAGCCCCAGTTGTGGCCTGTGGGCATGGTTCTGAAGGGCAGCTCAGAGGCGCTGTGTCCCCCCCCATCTCTGGAGCTGCGCCCGTCCTGCAACAAGAGCCAGCCCTCCCCTCCTCTGGGCTCCAGCTCACAGCCACACGACGGAGTCATTTCTGAGGACAAGGAGCCCATCAAGTACGGCGAGCTCATCATCCTGGG CCACAATGGGTCACTGGCAAACGGTGACAAAGGTCGTAGAAGAAGTCGCCTTGCCCTTTATAAGAGACCTAAAGCCAACGGAGTCAAACCGGATGTTATCCACAATGTCTCAACACCACTGGTGTCAAAG GCTCTCAGCAACAAAAGCCAGCACAGCATCTCCTACACACTGTCACGGAGCCACTCTGTCATTGTGGAGTACACACATGACATCAACACAGATATGTTTCAA ATCGGCAGATCTACAGAGAGCATGATTGACTTTGTGGTCACGGACACGGCAGGCAGCAGCAGCGGTCATGGTGGAGGTGCAGCAGGGGAGGGTGGTGGCGGAGGTCAGTCGGCCCAAAGCACCATCTCTCGCTACGCCTGTCGCATCATGTGTGAACGCAGTGCTCCCTACACGGCCCGCATCTACGCTGCTGGCTTCGACTCCTCCAAAAACATCTTCCTAGGG GAACGGGCTGCCAAATGGAGGACCTCAGACGGCCTGATGGACGGCCTCACCACCAACGGGGTTCTGGTGATGCACCCGGCCGGAGAGTTTGTGTCTGAACCGGCTCCGGGTGTGTGGAGGGAAATCTCAGTGTGTGGCAACGTGTTCGCCCTGAGGGAGACCCGCTCAGCCCAGCAGAGGGGGAAACTG GTTGAAAACGAGTCAAACACTCTCCAGGACGGTTCTCTCATCGACCTGTGTGGGGCCACCCTGCTTTGGCGGACTCCTGCCGGACTGCGCCACATTCCCACCCTCAAGCAGCTGGAGTCCCTTCGGCAAGAGCTGAACGCCGCTCGGCCCCAGTGCCCCGTTGGCTTCAATACCCTGGCCTTCCCCAGCCTGGCCCAGCGCGAGATTGTCGACAAGAAGCAGCCCTGGGTCTATGTCAACTGTGGCCACGTACACGGATACCACAACTGGGGCTATCGCAAGGAGAAAGGGCCCACCAGCCCGGGGGGCACAGCACCAGCCGGCACTGGTGAGAGAGAGTGTCCAATGTGCAGGAGGGTGGGCCCCTATGTGCCTTTGTGGTTAGGCTGTGAGGGCGGATTGTACTTGGATGCCGGCCCCCCCACACATGCCTTCTGCCCCTGTGGCCATGTGTGCTCTGAAAAGACAGTAGTGGGATGGAGCCAGATCCCACTGCCCCACGGCACGCATGCCTTCCACGCTGCCTGTCCTTTCTGTGGTACTTGGCTAACAGGGGAGCAGGGCCACGTCAAACTCATCTTCCAGGGGCCCGTCGACTga